The proteins below come from a single Parazoarcus communis genomic window:
- a CDS encoding LysR family transcriptional regulator: MKIDFDGIQAFVAIAELGGFSKAAEHLHVTQTALTRRLQKLEAYLDLRLLDRTTRYVELTAVGREFLPQAKSIVGEVTRAVGTLKDMSSRGKGNFTIACIPTMASQALPVAIRRYAVEYPGNRIRIIDASGFEVRDAVLHGQAELGIGLPTDRHPELEELQLLEDPYMFFCREEHPLSKREHVVWSDLHEADLIAISTMSANRLALDVQLAKHGINISGRYEVRHLSTAIGLVAAGVGAAILPSSTLEVGARPGLIRIPLKGPTIKRKIVVIRKRNTTLSPAADAFMRMLLRDGYQGNAIPMQGTPAA, translated from the coding sequence ATGAAGATCGACTTCGACGGCATTCAGGCCTTTGTCGCCATCGCAGAACTGGGCGGGTTCAGCAAAGCGGCCGAGCATCTGCATGTCACCCAGACCGCCCTCACCCGCCGCCTGCAGAAACTCGAGGCCTATCTCGACCTGCGACTGCTCGACCGCACCACCCGCTACGTGGAGCTCACGGCGGTCGGACGGGAGTTCCTGCCACAGGCGAAGTCGATCGTGGGAGAGGTCACACGGGCGGTCGGCACGCTCAAGGACATGTCGAGCCGAGGCAAAGGCAATTTCACCATCGCCTGCATCCCGACGATGGCCTCACAGGCCTTGCCGGTCGCGATTCGTCGCTATGCCGTCGAGTACCCCGGAAACCGCATCCGCATCATCGACGCGAGCGGCTTCGAGGTGCGCGATGCGGTGCTTCATGGGCAGGCAGAACTCGGCATTGGTCTCCCGACCGACCGCCACCCCGAGCTCGAGGAGCTTCAGCTGCTGGAAGACCCCTACATGTTCTTTTGCCGCGAAGAGCATCCCTTGAGCAAGCGCGAGCATGTGGTCTGGTCCGACCTGCACGAGGCGGACCTGATCGCGATCAGCACGATGAGCGCGAACCGGCTCGCGCTCGATGTGCAGCTGGCAAAGCACGGGATCAACATCTCCGGCCGCTATGAAGTCCGCCATCTTTCAACCGCAATCGGTCTGGTCGCAGCCGGCGTGGGCGCGGCGATCCTGCCTTCGTCCACGCTGGAGGTCGGCGCAAGACCGGGGCTGATCCGCATTCCGCTGAAAGGGCCGACGATCAAGCGCAAGATCGTCGTCATCCGCAAACGCAACACGACACTGTCGCCGGCGGCGGACGCCTTCATGCGCATGTTGTTGCGGGATGGCTATCAGGGCAATGCGATCCCGATGCAGGGCACGCCCGCCGCCTGA
- a CDS encoding Bug family tripartite tricarboxylate transporter substrate binding protein, whose product MTKTTIHRRNFLGMSVALATAAFISPVPAMAGAVDFTDKTIEFVMPFGVGGGSDTWARFNAPFLSKHLPGKPTVVVKNQPGGGSITGANQFASRARPDGLSILGTSGSTQFPYLLGDPRVKYDYKDWTVVLAAPTGGVAYISSSFGVKSLAELGKLKGQRLIFGSQGSTSLDLVPLLGFRLLGLEVHHVFGMKSRGEGRLAFERGEANIDYQTTSAYLKSSLPIVQEGKAVPLFSWGATDDDGKLIRDPNFPDLPHIGEAIEIVTGKKPSGTEWEAFKSFLIAGFPAQKLLVLPKGTPDPIVEAYREAVRKMKLDPEYIAAKDEALGGYEQVTDKAGESLFKEGTTIDPKARDWVRALLEKEYNTRF is encoded by the coding sequence ATGACTAAAACAACGATTCATCGCCGCAATTTCCTCGGCATGTCCGTCGCCCTTGCGACTGCCGCCTTCATCTCGCCCGTGCCGGCCATGGCCGGTGCAGTCGACTTTACCGACAAGACCATCGAGTTCGTCATGCCGTTTGGCGTCGGTGGCGGGTCCGATACCTGGGCCCGCTTCAACGCTCCCTTTCTGTCCAAGCACCTGCCCGGCAAGCCGACCGTGGTCGTCAAGAACCAGCCCGGCGGAGGCTCGATCACCGGTGCCAATCAGTTCGCTTCCCGCGCCCGGCCGGATGGTCTGAGCATTCTCGGCACTTCGGGTTCGACGCAGTTTCCCTACCTGCTGGGCGATCCCCGCGTGAAGTACGACTACAAGGACTGGACAGTCGTGCTGGCTGCGCCGACCGGCGGTGTTGCCTATATCAGCAGCAGTTTTGGCGTGAAGTCACTCGCCGAACTGGGCAAGCTCAAGGGCCAGCGCCTGATCTTTGGAAGCCAGGGCTCGACGTCGCTCGATCTCGTTCCGCTGCTCGGCTTCCGCCTGCTTGGCCTTGAGGTGCACCATGTGTTCGGCATGAAGAGCCGTGGAGAAGGTCGCCTCGCATTCGAGCGTGGTGAAGCCAATATCGACTACCAGACCACGTCGGCCTACCTGAAGAGTTCGCTCCCCATCGTTCAGGAAGGGAAAGCTGTCCCGCTGTTCAGCTGGGGCGCCACGGACGACGACGGCAAGCTCATCCGTGACCCGAACTTCCCGGATCTGCCGCACATCGGTGAAGCCATCGAGATCGTTACCGGCAAGAAGCCATCCGGCACCGAGTGGGAGGCGTTCAAGTCCTTCCTGATCGCGGGCTTCCCTGCCCAGAAGCTGCTGGTACTGCCCAAGGGCACGCCTGACCCCATCGTCGAGGCCTACCGTGAGGCGGTGCGCAAGATGAAGCTCGACCCCGAGTACATCGCCGCAAAAGACGAGGCGCTTGGCGGTTACGAGCAAGTGACCGACAAGGCCGGCGAGTCGCTCTTCAAGGAAGGCACGACGATTGATCCGAAGGCCCGGGACTGGGTCCGCGCGCTGCTCGAGAAAGAGTACAACACACGCTTCTAA
- a CDS encoding P-loop ATPase, Sll1717 family, with product MTSKLDALKRIEIGERVAEEESDHLERYFVKTDQWHQMIDGNIDVVYGPKGSGKSALYTLLNKKDGELFDKGVLLASAENVRGATVFRAIVAAPPPSELSFVYLWKIYSLSIIAKALREYDVSNEHSKSLIKALEKVGLLPAADSLSVLFRSVTTYFRAWLERDTKAIEYALTIDPATGTPTFTRKTEFSEKSEEQNLGDIPVEELFEVANHALKQEDLSVWLLFDRLDVAFADSLELERNALRALFRAYNDIKAYDRIRLKIFVRDDIWQRITSGGFTEASHITKAVHIRWSEESLLNLIMLRLLSNEALTEYAGIDPGDIKSDYTKQNELFYRLAPRQVDTGKNPDTFNWILSRTTDSSGHSVPREVIHLLEVAKELQIKKLERGEDEPVDDQLFDRSSFKEALPTVSKVRFEQTLLAEYPNMRDYLMKLNGEKSEQTLSTLSGIWGTDNEETRTLARRLTEIGFFEARGTKDAPSFWVPFIYRSALNLIQGKADES from the coding sequence ATGACAAGTAAGCTAGATGCGCTAAAGAGAATTGAAATTGGCGAACGCGTAGCTGAAGAGGAATCAGACCACCTTGAGCGCTACTTCGTCAAAACCGATCAGTGGCACCAGATGATCGATGGAAATATCGATGTGGTGTATGGTCCAAAAGGGTCGGGTAAAAGCGCTCTCTACACGCTGCTAAATAAGAAGGACGGTGAGCTTTTTGACAAGGGCGTACTTCTAGCGTCAGCCGAGAACGTACGTGGAGCTACGGTGTTCCGAGCAATTGTCGCCGCCCCTCCACCATCGGAACTCTCCTTCGTGTATCTTTGGAAGATTTATAGCCTTAGCATAATTGCAAAAGCTCTTCGTGAGTATGATGTAAGCAACGAACACTCCAAATCTCTAATTAAAGCTTTAGAGAAAGTTGGGTTGCTTCCGGCAGCTGACTCCCTATCTGTTTTGTTTAGATCCGTCACAACTTACTTTAGAGCTTGGTTGGAACGAGATACGAAAGCTATCGAATATGCACTAACAATTGACCCTGCAACAGGAACACCGACATTCACAAGAAAAACAGAATTTTCGGAAAAATCTGAAGAACAAAACTTAGGAGATATTCCTGTAGAGGAACTTTTTGAGGTAGCCAATCACGCACTGAAGCAAGAAGACTTAAGTGTTTGGTTATTGTTCGACCGATTAGATGTTGCTTTCGCAGATTCATTAGAGCTTGAAAGAAATGCGCTTCGCGCTCTTTTCCGCGCTTACAACGACATCAAGGCCTACGATAGGATACGGCTCAAAATTTTTGTGAGGGATGATATTTGGCAGCGAATAACTTCCGGAGGGTTTACTGAAGCCAGCCACATTACGAAGGCCGTCCACATAAGATGGAGCGAAGAGAGTTTGCTGAATCTAATTATGCTTAGATTATTGAGCAACGAAGCCTTGACGGAATATGCTGGAATAGATCCAGGAGACATTAAATCTGATTACACCAAGCAGAATGAGCTATTTTACCGGCTAGCACCACGCCAGGTTGACACTGGAAAAAACCCAGACACTTTCAATTGGATACTTTCTCGAACTACCGACTCTTCTGGACATAGTGTTCCGCGTGAGGTCATACATCTCCTCGAAGTGGCAAAGGAGCTCCAAATAAAGAAGCTTGAAAGAGGCGAAGATGAACCAGTTGATGATCAGCTATTTGACCGGTCATCGTTCAAAGAAGCACTGCCTACAGTATCCAAGGTTAGATTCGAGCAAACCCTGCTAGCTGAATACCCCAACATGCGTGATTATCTGATGAAACTGAACGGTGAAAAATCAGAACAAACCTTATCCACTCTCTCAGGAATCTGGGGAACGGACAATGAAGAAACTCGTACGCTTGCACGTCGTCTTACAGAAATCGGTTTCTTTGAAGCAAGGGGCACCAAAGATGCTCCGTCATTCTGGGTACCCTTCATTTACCGTAGTGCTTTAAACCTCATCCAAGGCAAGGCGGATGAATCTTGA
- a CDS encoding 4-oxalomesaconate tautomerase — protein MKSIPCVLMRGGSSKGLFFLAQDLPASVAERDRLLLAAMGSPDLRQVDGMGGGDSQSSKVVIVGPSSRPDADLEHLFAQVSVARNFVDVRPNSGNMLSGVAPFAIEAGLIATTSPTTTVRVLNLNSGKIAEVTVHTPGGKLTYEGSCRLDGVPGSFAPIGLRFLDPAGTRTGVLLPTGKVRDVIGDVEVTCIDCAIPLVLVKAEALGKTGHESKTELDADMAFSSRLKAIRLEAATLMGIEDRESVALPKIAIVASPRHGGSIAARYFSPKWCHATFGISGALALSAACHVGGSVAEDLVELDIDHPGQIVIEHPSGTLTFKVQLAEQSAAPIPVFRSATVVTTARPLLSGEVLVPARAAALPA, from the coding sequence ATGAAAAGCATACCTTGCGTTCTGATGAGAGGTGGGTCCTCGAAGGGCCTGTTCTTCCTCGCTCAGGATTTGCCTGCATCCGTCGCCGAGCGTGACCGGCTGCTGCTGGCCGCGATGGGGTCGCCCGATCTGCGCCAGGTTGACGGCATGGGTGGCGGCGACAGCCAGAGCAGCAAGGTGGTGATCGTCGGGCCGTCGAGCCGGCCGGACGCCGATCTTGAGCATCTGTTTGCGCAAGTGTCGGTTGCCCGCAACTTCGTCGATGTGCGGCCCAACAGCGGCAACATGCTGTCCGGCGTGGCCCCCTTCGCCATTGAAGCGGGCCTGATCGCAACGACTTCGCCGACCACCACGGTGCGCGTGCTCAACCTCAATAGCGGCAAGATCGCCGAAGTGACCGTGCACACGCCCGGCGGCAAGCTCACCTACGAAGGCAGCTGCCGGCTCGATGGCGTGCCCGGCAGCTTCGCGCCGATCGGGCTGCGCTTCCTCGACCCCGCCGGCACCCGCACCGGCGTCCTGCTGCCGACCGGCAAGGTCCGCGATGTGATCGGCGATGTCGAGGTCACCTGTATCGACTGTGCCATTCCGCTGGTCCTGGTCAAGGCCGAGGCACTGGGCAAGACAGGGCACGAGTCCAAAACGGAGCTCGATGCCGACATGGCGTTTTCCAGCCGGCTGAAAGCGATTCGCCTCGAAGCAGCCACGCTGATGGGGATCGAGGACCGCGAAAGCGTGGCCCTCCCCAAGATCGCCATCGTGGCCTCACCCCGTCATGGCGGCAGTATTGCAGCGCGCTATTTCTCACCGAAATGGTGTCACGCCACGTTCGGTATTTCGGGGGCGCTGGCACTGTCCGCCGCCTGTCATGTCGGCGGCTCGGTGGCCGAAGATCTCGTCGAACTCGATATCGATCACCCCGGCCAGATCGTGATCGAGCACCCGAGCGGCACCCTCACGTTCAAGGTGCAACTGGCAGAGCAGAGTGCCGCCCCGATTCCCGTTTTTCGCAGTGCCACTGTCGTGACGACCGCAAGGCCGTTGCTCAGTGGCGAAGTCCTGGTGCCGGCGCGCGCTGCCGCGCTGCCAGCGTGA
- a CDS encoding FAS1-like dehydratase domain-containing protein yields the protein MNLKDWIGRSEEVSDIATATPYAALSATFDRPAERPAVGTPLPGLWHWLYFLPLHRQSEIGPDGHAKRGGFLPPVPLPRRMWAGSQFTFHKPLRIGDVMTRTSTIHDVSEKSGRTGPLVFVKVRHEIRREGETDVALTEFHDIVYREAARPDDVAPPPKAAPASATWEKKWVPDDVLLFRYSALTFNGHRIHYDRKYVTEVEGYPGLIVHGPMVATMLLDLLRHQLPDAELASYEFRAVRPVFDINHFFVCGEPLPDGKTFRLWAKDHEGWLTMDATAVIK from the coding sequence ATGAACCTAAAGGACTGGATCGGACGCTCGGAAGAAGTCTCCGACATCGCCACCGCCACCCCTTACGCCGCCTTGTCGGCAACCTTCGACCGCCCGGCAGAGCGTCCTGCTGTTGGCACGCCACTGCCCGGGCTGTGGCACTGGCTGTACTTTCTGCCACTGCACCGCCAGTCCGAGATCGGCCCGGACGGTCACGCCAAACGCGGTGGTTTCCTGCCGCCCGTGCCGCTGCCGCGCCGCATGTGGGCTGGCAGCCAATTCACCTTCCACAAGCCGCTGCGGATTGGCGACGTGATGACGCGCACCTCGACCATCCACGATGTGAGCGAGAAGAGCGGTCGCACCGGCCCGCTGGTGTTCGTCAAGGTGCGCCACGAGATCCGCCGCGAAGGCGAAACCGATGTCGCGCTGACCGAGTTTCACGACATCGTCTATCGCGAAGCGGCCAGGCCCGACGACGTCGCGCCGCCGCCCAAGGCTGCCCCGGCGAGTGCCACCTGGGAAAAGAAGTGGGTGCCGGACGATGTGCTGCTGTTCCGCTACTCGGCACTCACCTTCAACGGCCACCGCATTCATTACGACCGCAAGTACGTGACCGAGGTCGAGGGCTATCCCGGCCTGATCGTGCACGGTCCGATGGTCGCCACCATGCTGCTCGACCTGCTGCGTCACCAGTTGCCCGATGCCGAGCTTGCCAGCTACGAGTTCCGCGCCGTGCGCCCGGTGTTCGACATCAACCATTTCTTCGTCTGCGGTGAACCGCTGCCTGACGGCAAGACCTTCCGTCTGTGGGCCAAGGATCACGAGGGCTGGCTGACGATGGACGCCACCGCGGTGATCAAGTGA
- the leuC gene encoding 3-isopropylmalate dehydratase large subunit: MGKTLYEKVWDAHVVKQGDDGSCLIYIDRHIMHEVTSPQAFEGLKLAGRKVWRTSSVIATPDHNVPTTERSKGIADEISALQVSTLVGNCADHGIPFFSLEDRRQGIVHVVGPEQGATLPGTTIVCGDSHTSTHGAFGALAFGIGTSDVEHVMATQCMLMKKSRNMLVRVEGTPASGVTAKDIVLHVIGVIGTAGGSGHTIEFAGSAIRGLSMEGRMTVCNMAIEAGARAGMIAVDDTTIDYLKGRPYAPAGADWDAAVVSWRGLHSDPDAVFDRVVEIDASTIEPQVSWGTSPEMVLPVSGRIPDPAAERDPGRREAMERALNYMGLEANTPIADIAIDKVFIGSCTNSRIEDLRAAARVVEGRRVAANVSLAMVVPGSGLVKAQAEQEGLDRIFVAAGFEWREPGCSMCLGMNNDRLVAGERCASTSNRNFEGRQGAGGRTHLVSPQMAAAAAVSGHFIDARTLG, translated from the coding sequence ATGGGAAAGACCCTCTACGAAAAAGTGTGGGATGCGCATGTCGTCAAGCAAGGCGACGACGGCAGCTGCCTGATCTACATTGATCGTCACATCATGCACGAGGTGACCAGCCCGCAGGCCTTCGAAGGTTTGAAGCTGGCTGGGCGCAAGGTGTGGCGGACGAGCAGCGTGATTGCCACGCCGGACCACAATGTGCCGACCACCGAGCGCTCGAAGGGCATCGCGGACGAGATCTCGGCGCTTCAGGTGTCGACGCTGGTCGGCAACTGTGCCGACCACGGGATTCCCTTCTTCAGTCTGGAAGACAGGCGCCAGGGCATCGTGCATGTGGTCGGGCCGGAGCAGGGCGCAACCCTGCCGGGCACGACCATCGTTTGCGGCGATTCGCACACCAGCACGCATGGCGCGTTTGGCGCGCTGGCTTTTGGCATCGGCACGTCCGACGTTGAACACGTGATGGCGACGCAGTGCATGCTGATGAAGAAATCCCGCAACATGCTGGTCCGGGTGGAGGGCACGCCGGCCTCGGGCGTGACCGCCAAGGACATCGTGCTCCACGTCATCGGCGTCATCGGCACGGCGGGCGGGAGCGGTCACACCATTGAATTTGCCGGGAGTGCAATCCGGGGCTTGTCGATGGAAGGGCGCATGACCGTGTGCAACATGGCAATCGAGGCGGGTGCCCGCGCCGGCATGATCGCGGTGGACGATACGACCATCGACTATCTGAAAGGCCGTCCCTATGCCCCGGCTGGCGCGGACTGGGATGCGGCGGTGGTGTCGTGGCGCGGTTTGCATTCTGATCCGGACGCGGTGTTCGACCGCGTTGTCGAGATCGATGCCTCGACAATCGAACCCCAGGTGAGCTGGGGTACGTCGCCGGAGATGGTGTTGCCCGTCAGCGGGCGGATTCCCGACCCGGCCGCCGAGCGCGATCCGGGCAGGCGCGAAGCCATGGAGCGTGCGTTGAACTACATGGGGCTCGAGGCCAACACTCCGATCGCCGACATCGCGATCGACAAGGTCTTCATCGGCTCGTGCACGAACTCCCGCATCGAGGATCTGCGCGCCGCGGCCCGTGTGGTCGAAGGTCGCCGGGTTGCGGCCAATGTCTCGCTGGCGATGGTGGTGCCGGGCTCCGGGCTGGTGAAGGCGCAGGCGGAACAGGAAGGGCTGGACAGAATCTTTGTGGCCGCCGGTTTCGAGTGGCGCGAGCCGGGCTGTTCGATGTGCCTGGGGATGAACAACGATCGCCTGGTGGCGGGTGAGCGCTGCGCATCGACCTCGAACCGCAACTTCGAAGGACGCCAGGGTGCGGGTGGGCGAACCCATCTGGTGAGCCCGCAGATGGCCGCAGCAGCTGCGGTGAGCGGCCATTTCATCGACGCACGGACCCTTGGCTGA
- the leuD gene encoding 3-isopropylmalate dehydratase small subunit → MEKFAVLNGLVAPLDRENVDTDAIIPKQFLKSIHRTGFGAFCFDEWRYLDRGYIGIDPASRELNPAFELNRERYQGASILLARKNFGCGSSREHAPWALEQYGIRAIIAPSFADIFFNNCFKSGLLPIVLPEAVVGRLFAEVGAEEGYRLTVDLEQQAVTTPSGESISFEVDPFRRHRLLNGLDDIGETLLEADAIAAFERGHLARSPWLDYRLAD, encoded by the coding sequence ATGGAAAAATTTGCTGTTCTGAACGGATTGGTCGCACCGCTCGACCGCGAGAACGTCGATACTGACGCCATCATTCCCAAGCAGTTTCTGAAGTCGATTCACCGCACCGGATTTGGTGCGTTCTGCTTCGACGAGTGGCGCTACCTCGATCGCGGCTACATCGGCATCGACCCGGCCAGCCGCGAGCTGAATCCCGCGTTCGAGCTCAACCGCGAACGTTATCAAGGTGCGAGCATCCTGCTTGCACGAAAGAACTTCGGCTGCGGCTCGTCGCGCGAGCATGCGCCGTGGGCGCTCGAGCAATACGGGATCCGGGCGATCATCGCGCCCAGCTTCGCTGATATCTTCTTCAACAACTGCTTCAAGAGCGGGCTGCTTCCCATCGTGCTGCCGGAAGCAGTGGTCGGCCGCCTGTTTGCGGAAGTCGGAGCGGAGGAGGGCTACCGCCTGACGGTTGACCTTGAGCAGCAGGCAGTGACGACCCCGTCCGGCGAGTCGATTTCCTTCGAGGTCGATCCCTTCCGCCGCCACCGTCTGCTCAATGGCCTCGACGACATCGGCGAGACCCTGCTTGAAGCGGATGCGATTGCAGCCTTCGAGCGCGGGCATCTGGCGCGCTCGCCCTGGCTCGATTACCGGCTGGCAGACTGA
- a CDS encoding tripartite tricarboxylate transporter permease, with product MLEAMQSAFVGLLSFEHAAYMLLGIVVGLGVGILPGLGGIAGMSLLMPFIYGMDQVSALAMLVGMVAVIPTGDTFTSVLMGIPGSSASQATVLDGFPLAKKGQAARALSAAFSASLLGGVFGALMLTGFVVVAKPLILSFTTAELFMFALLGLSVVGVLAGESIMRGVIACGLGLMVGAIGAAPATGESRFDLGIDYLIDGVPLVIIGLGLFAIPEIADLIRRSRPIAAESGLGAGWLQGVVDTFKNWFLVLRCSALGTFIGAIPGLGGGVVDWIAYGHAAQTSKDTSNFGKGEIKGVIAPESANNALQGGALMPTLLFGIPGSGSMAVFLGGMVLLGLQPGPSMVTTDLELTYTIAWTLALSSIVGAAICFFLAVPIARLTFVPFNLIAPFMIMIICFAAFQARRDLTDLLVLFAVGIVGIFLRRFGWPRPAFLIGFVLSSQAENYLYQALQFYGWEFVQRPGVLIIGGLTIASTLMALRSRVSEEGAVTKEARGEETDRPVLGGADKAERRPQIVFAVLLLATFLYGVMSSAPLSFLGSVFPFYTSALMVAFSGYMVMMLVVGKPGHSAHFDQEVAAKAKGADDGTTVWPSVGWFVFLFGMTSVLGFIISIAIFITSFLMVRTQLGVARSLLYTGLCIAFMSTLGHYLTLDFPAGVLQHYVEMPWPLK from the coding sequence ATGCTAGAAGCCATGCAGAGTGCCTTCGTCGGCCTGCTCTCGTTTGAGCACGCCGCCTACATGCTGCTCGGTATTGTTGTCGGCCTTGGTGTGGGCATTCTGCCCGGCCTCGGCGGCATTGCAGGCATGTCGCTACTGATGCCCTTCATCTACGGAATGGATCAGGTTTCCGCGCTTGCCATGCTGGTCGGTATGGTCGCCGTAATTCCGACCGGCGACACCTTCACTTCGGTGCTCATGGGCATCCCCGGTTCAAGCGCCAGTCAGGCCACGGTCCTGGATGGATTTCCGCTGGCCAAGAAAGGGCAGGCGGCCCGCGCACTGAGCGCCGCCTTTTCGGCGTCATTGCTGGGAGGGGTGTTCGGCGCGCTGATGCTGACCGGCTTTGTCGTTGTCGCCAAGCCGTTGATCCTGTCCTTTACCACCGCCGAATTGTTCATGTTTGCCCTGCTGGGGCTGTCGGTGGTGGGTGTGCTTGCCGGCGAGAGCATCATGCGTGGTGTCATCGCGTGCGGTCTCGGCCTGATGGTCGGCGCCATTGGCGCAGCCCCCGCGACTGGCGAGAGCCGTTTCGACCTCGGCATTGATTATCTGATCGACGGTGTGCCGCTGGTCATCATTGGCCTGGGGCTGTTCGCGATTCCCGAGATCGCCGATCTGATCCGCCGTTCCCGCCCGATCGCGGCTGAATCCGGTCTCGGTGCCGGCTGGCTGCAAGGCGTGGTCGATACCTTCAAGAACTGGTTCCTGGTGTTACGTTGTTCGGCACTGGGCACCTTCATTGGCGCCATTCCGGGCCTCGGCGGCGGGGTGGTGGACTGGATCGCTTACGGTCACGCTGCGCAGACCAGCAAGGACACGTCCAACTTCGGCAAGGGCGAGATCAAGGGTGTGATCGCACCGGAATCGGCCAACAACGCACTGCAGGGCGGCGCGCTGATGCCGACACTGCTGTTCGGCATTCCGGGTTCAGGCAGCATGGCGGTGTTCCTCGGCGGCATGGTCCTGCTCGGCCTGCAGCCCGGTCCGTCGATGGTCACCACCGACCTGGAGCTGACCTACACCATCGCCTGGACGCTGGCCCTCTCGAGCATTGTTGGTGCTGCCATCTGCTTCTTCCTGGCCGTGCCCATTGCGCGACTGACCTTCGTGCCCTTCAACCTGATCGCGCCCTTCATGATCATGATCATCTGCTTCGCGGCCTTCCAGGCGCGGCGCGATCTGACCGATCTGCTGGTGCTGTTCGCGGTGGGCATCGTCGGCATCTTCCTGCGCCGCTTCGGCTGGCCCCGGCCTGCGTTCCTGATCGGCTTCGTGCTTTCGAGCCAGGCTGAGAACTATCTGTATCAGGCGCTTCAGTTCTACGGCTGGGAGTTCGTCCAGCGTCCGGGCGTGCTGATCATCGGCGGCCTGACCATCGCCTCCACGCTGATGGCCCTGCGCAGCCGGGTATCCGAAGAAGGTGCGGTCACCAAGGAGGCCCGCGGCGAGGAAACCGATCGGCCGGTGCTCGGAGGCGCCGACAAGGCGGAGCGTCGTCCGCAGATCGTGTTTGCCGTGCTGTTGCTGGCGACCTTCCTCTACGGCGTGATGAGCAGCGCACCGTTGAGCTTCCTGGGATCGGTGTTTCCCTTCTACACCTCGGCACTGATGGTCGCCTTCAGCGGCTACATGGTGATGATGCTCGTCGTTGGCAAGCCGGGACACAGCGCACATTTCGACCAGGAGGTGGCTGCCAAAGCAAAGGGCGCGGACGACGGCACCACTGTCTGGCCGTCCGTGGGCTGGTTCGTGTTCCTCTTCGGGATGACCTCGGTGCTCGGTTTCATCATCTCGATCGCGATCTTCATCACAAGCTTCCTGATGGTGCGCACACAGCTCGGTGTCGCGCGCAGCCTGCTCTACACGGGGCTCTGCATCGCGTTCATGAGCACGCTTGGTCACTACCTGACGCTCGACTTCCCGGCGGGCGTACTGCAGCACTACGTGGAAATGCCGTGGCCGCTCAAGTAA
- a CDS encoding AEC family transporter, with product MIEILSITSPIFILIGLGYCAVRAAFFSRADMRVLGTFVINFALPAMLFKALSQRSFGEVMNSGYLLAYALGSLFAMSVAIVIALKWRKRDFQSSVIVGMGASLSNSAFIGLPVAVQVLGPIGSVAMALSMLVENLLMLPLLLVMADRSDHKSASVLSMLRGTFARLLRNPMLLAIAIGFAFALFGLKLPAPLSRVVEMLSFASGPLALFVIGGSLAGMAVKGMIADVSLIAVAKLVLHPAAVLVGVLLIPGIDPVLQAAAVLIACVPMFSIYAIMGQKYGLESMCSAALVVATVASFVSISMIIWIMKSAGFIPALS from the coding sequence TTGATCGAGATTCTCTCCATTACCAGCCCGATCTTCATCCTGATCGGGCTGGGCTACTGTGCGGTTCGGGCCGCGTTCTTTTCGCGCGCGGACATGCGCGTCCTCGGCACCTTCGTGATCAATTTCGCCTTGCCGGCGATGCTGTTCAAGGCCCTGTCGCAGCGCTCCTTTGGCGAGGTGATGAACTCGGGCTACCTGCTGGCGTATGCGCTGGGCTCGCTGTTCGCGATGAGCGTTGCAATCGTGATTGCGCTGAAGTGGCGCAAACGTGATTTCCAGAGCAGCGTCATCGTCGGCATGGGCGCATCGCTGTCGAACAGCGCCTTCATCGGCCTGCCGGTGGCGGTGCAGGTGCTGGGGCCGATTGGCTCGGTGGCGATGGCACTGTCCATGCTGGTGGAGAACCTGCTGATGCTGCCGCTGCTGCTGGTCATGGCGGACCGTTCGGATCACAAAAGCGCGAGTGTGCTGTCCATGCTGCGGGGTACGTTCGCGCGTTTGCTCAGGAACCCGATGCTGCTTGCGATTGCGATCGGTTTTGCCTTCGCCCTCTTCGGCCTGAAGTTGCCGGCGCCGCTATCCCGAGTGGTCGAGATGCTCTCGTTCGCATCGGGGCCACTGGCACTGTTCGTTATCGGCGGCAGCCTTGCCGGCATGGCGGTGAAGGGGATGATCGCCGACGTATCGCTGATCGCCGTCGCCAAGCTGGTCCTACATCCTGCGGCGGTACTGGTCGGGGTGTTGCTGATTCCGGGCATCGATCCCGTGCTGCAGGCCGCCGCGGTACTGATTGCCTGCGTGCCGATGTTCTCCATCTACGCCATCATGGGCCAGAAGTATGGCCTCGAGAGCATGTGTTCGGCGGCGCTGGTGGTGGCGACGGTGGCGTCCTTCGTCTCCATCAGCATGATCATCTGGATCATGAAGTCCGCTGGATTCATCCCTGCGCTGAGCTGA